From Paenibacillus physcomitrellae, the proteins below share one genomic window:
- the tnpA gene encoding IS200/IS605 family transposase has protein sequence MENKNFSLAHTKWMCKYHIVFTPKYRRKEIYNQVRRDLIEIMKRLCKYKGVEILEGHMMPDHVHMLVAIPPKISVSSFMGYLKGKSALMIFEKHANLKYKYGNRKFWAEGYYVSTVGLNEATVAKYIREQEAHDQAVDKLSVKEYEDPFSSNKGKKK, from the coding sequence GAAAATAAAAATTTTAGTTTAGCGCACACAAAGTGGATGTGTAAGTATCACATTGTGTTCACCCCGAAGTATAGACGTAAAGAGATCTACAATCAAGTGAGACGAGATCTAATTGAAATCATGAAGCGTCTATGTAAATACAAGGGAGTAGAGATATTAGAAGGGCATATGATGCCGGATCATGTCCACATGCTGGTGGCGATCCCACCGAAAATATCGGTGTCTTCCTTTATGGGCTATCTAAAAGGGAAAAGCGCACTCATGATATTCGAGAAGCATGCCAACTTGAAGTATAAGTATGGGAATCGGAAATTCTGGGCGGAAGGCTACTACGTAAGTACAGTGGGGCTAAATGAAGCCACCGTCGCCAAGTACATTCGAGAGCAAGAGGCACATGACCAAGCCGTAGATAAGCTGAGTGTAAAAGAGTATGAAGATCCATTCAGCAGCAACAAGGGCAAGAAAAAGTAA
- the ade gene encoding adenine deaminase, which yields METKRRRELYEVSGRLAKVAMGRDKADLVVQNGTLVNVYSGELLEHTDIAIADGRVAFVGQADHTIGPNTKVMDAEGRFLVPGLIDGHMHVESTMMTVTEFAKAALVKGTTAVFMDPHEIANVFGDEGVAWMHEEGQGVPLKVFTTYPSCVPAAEGLEDGGAALEVKDIEGGLTWEGVAGLGEVMNFPGVVYDDPKMKGEIEATIRAGKTVTGHFPSDDQQMLQAYIASGVTSDHETVTREQGLARIRLGMNLMIREGSAWQDVKEVIKVVTEDHAPTGNITLVTDDAYPQTLVEKGHMNHVVRRAIEEGVEPVTAIQMATINTARYFGMERDLGAIAPGKRADILLIGDLRQMVPAAVIADGEVVAEQGRIVVPFPAYVYPEKARQSVKLARALTPEDFRLRSKRTPADGTTRVNVIQVIENSARTAGRTAELAVKDGYIQPNPDQDVVLLACIERHEGSGQISLAFASGFQLKAGAVASTVAHDSHNLLVMGVNEADMAFAAAKLAECGGGMIAVKDGKVLGLVEMPVAGLMSDKPLDQVVEEVRGLEAGWKELGCTIHAPFMTFSLIALPVIPDLRISNRGLVDVTTFQLTDVEL from the coding sequence ATGGAAACAAAACGAAGACGCGAGCTGTACGAGGTCAGCGGCAGGCTTGCGAAGGTGGCCATGGGCCGGGACAAGGCGGATCTGGTCGTGCAAAACGGCACGCTGGTCAACGTTTATTCCGGCGAACTGCTGGAGCATACCGATATTGCCATTGCTGACGGAAGAGTGGCCTTCGTTGGCCAAGCCGATCATACCATTGGACCGAATACCAAGGTTATGGACGCGGAAGGGCGTTTTCTGGTTCCGGGTCTGATTGACGGTCATATGCATGTGGAAAGCACGATGATGACGGTGACGGAATTCGCCAAGGCGGCGCTGGTCAAAGGCACAACGGCCGTATTTATGGACCCTCACGAGATCGCCAATGTCTTCGGGGATGAAGGTGTGGCCTGGATGCATGAAGAGGGGCAGGGAGTTCCGCTGAAGGTATTTACTACGTATCCTTCGTGCGTGCCGGCAGCGGAAGGTCTGGAGGATGGCGGGGCCGCTTTGGAGGTCAAGGACATTGAAGGCGGTTTAACCTGGGAAGGCGTTGCAGGTCTGGGCGAGGTCATGAATTTCCCTGGTGTCGTTTATGATGATCCGAAGATGAAGGGCGAAATTGAAGCGACCATCCGGGCCGGGAAAACGGTCACCGGACATTTTCCAAGTGATGATCAGCAAATGCTGCAGGCCTATATCGCTTCGGGGGTGACGTCCGATCACGAAACTGTTACCCGGGAGCAGGGGCTTGCCCGGATTCGACTGGGCATGAATCTGATGATTCGCGAAGGCTCCGCCTGGCAGGATGTGAAGGAAGTCATTAAAGTCGTTACCGAGGATCACGCGCCAACGGGCAATATAACGCTGGTGACGGATGATGCCTATCCGCAGACTTTGGTGGAGAAAGGCCATATGAATCACGTGGTGCGCCGTGCGATTGAGGAAGGTGTAGAACCGGTTACAGCGATTCAGATGGCTACGATCAATACGGCGAGATACTTTGGTATGGAACGGGATTTAGGGGCTATCGCTCCGGGAAAACGTGCCGACATCCTGCTTATCGGCGATTTGCGGCAGATGGTTCCGGCAGCTGTGATTGCAGACGGAGAAGTTGTCGCGGAGCAGGGGCGTATCGTAGTTCCTTTTCCGGCCTACGTTTATCCGGAGAAAGCCCGGCAGTCGGTGAAGCTGGCCCGTGCGCTTACACCGGAGGATTTCCGGCTGCGCAGCAAACGGACGCCTGCTGATGGAACGACCCGGGTAAATGTCATTCAGGTTATCGAGAACAGCGCCCGCACGGCTGGACGGACGGCCGAACTGGCTGTGAAAGACGGATATATTCAGCCGAATCCGGACCAGGACGTGGTGCTGCTTGCCTGTATAGAGCGCCATGAAGGAAGCGGGCAAATCTCACTTGCTTTTGCAAGCGGCTTTCAGTTAAAGGCCGGGGCGGTGGCTTCCACCGTCGCGCACGACAGCCATAATCTGCTCGTTATGGGCGTTAATGAAGCAGATATGGCTTTCGCAGCAGCCAAGCTGGCGGAATGCGGCGGCGGCATGATTGCCGTGAAGGACGGCAAAGTGCTGGGCCTGGTCGAAATGCCGGTAGCCGGGCTGATGTCCGACAAACCGCTGGACCAGGTGGTGGAAGAGGTTCGCGGGCTCGAGGCGGGCTGGAAGGAGCTTGGCTGCACGATCCATGCTCCATTCATGACGTTCTCTCTGATCGCGCTGCCGGTCATCCCGGATCTGCGCATTTCCAACCGCGGACTGGTGGATGTGACGACATTCCAGCTTACGGATGTGGAGCTGTAG
- a CDS encoding ABC transporter substrate-binding protein, protein MFKKKTGKSSFVLLSLLVLMLVLSACGSNAANNSAGSSNAGSNAGNAAASTEPSDSAAPSEATERTIKDAMGHDVKIPANPQRVLASYLEDHLVALGVKPVAQWSVADGKSVQDYLQSSLADVPAIGYDLPPEQVASFTPDLIIIDSESAVEKGLYEQYSAIAPTFVLGDAVRNDWRKSLTTIADLLGKQDEAEKVLADYDQKAADTKSKLEAAGVTGQSAAVLWITQKTVYMVKDSVASGEVLYKDLGFAEPSLAADISKTAQADWNPVPLEQLSKLDADHLFVMNSDGPESETVKSPLWQGLKAVKNGNVHEVSPTGGWMYKGAVAGGQIMDDVLSNLVK, encoded by the coding sequence ATGTTTAAGAAAAAGACCGGCAAATCCAGCTTTGTACTGCTCAGCCTGTTGGTTCTGATGCTGGTTCTGTCGGCTTGCGGCAGCAACGCTGCAAACAACAGTGCAGGCAGCAGCAACGCGGGCAGCAATGCGGGCAATGCAGCAGCTTCGACGGAGCCAAGCGATTCCGCGGCGCCTAGCGAAGCGACGGAACGGACGATTAAAGATGCAATGGGCCATGACGTTAAAATTCCTGCTAACCCGCAAAGAGTGCTCGCTTCCTACCTGGAGGATCACCTCGTTGCCCTTGGGGTAAAACCTGTAGCCCAATGGTCGGTCGCGGACGGAAAAAGCGTTCAGGACTATCTCCAGTCCTCTTTAGCCGATGTACCGGCTATCGGATATGACCTGCCGCCTGAACAGGTAGCCAGCTTTACGCCAGACTTGATCATCATTGATTCCGAATCTGCTGTCGAAAAAGGATTGTATGAGCAGTATTCGGCCATCGCTCCAACCTTTGTGCTAGGCGATGCCGTTCGCAATGATTGGCGCAAATCGCTCACTACCATTGCCGATCTGCTCGGCAAGCAGGATGAAGCAGAGAAAGTACTTGCTGACTATGATCAGAAAGCGGCAGACACGAAATCCAAACTGGAAGCCGCAGGCGTAACCGGACAATCCGCAGCCGTGTTGTGGATTACGCAGAAAACCGTCTATATGGTTAAAGACAGCGTGGCCAGCGGTGAAGTGCTGTACAAAGATTTAGGCTTTGCAGAACCAAGTCTCGCAGCTGATATTTCCAAAACGGCTCAGGCCGACTGGAATCCGGTTCCTCTCGAGCAGCTGTCCAAGCTGGATGCTGACCATCTCTTTGTGATGAACAGTGACGGTCCTGAATCCGAGACGGTGAAAAGCCCTCTTTGGCAGGGACTGAAGGCTGTGAAGAATGGCAATGTGCATGAAGTCAGTCCTACTGGCGGCTGGATGTATAAAGGCGCCGTTGCCGGCGGACAAATTATGGATGATGTCCTAAGCAACCTTGTGAAATAA
- the cydB gene encoding cytochrome d ubiquinol oxidase subunit II — protein MLSLNELWFILVAVLFIGFFFLEGFDFGVGMATGILAKNDTERRVLINAIGPFWDGNEVWLLTAGGAIFAAFPNWYATMFSGYYTPLVVLLLALIARGVAFEFRGKVQDDRWKKTWDVCIFIGSLLPPFLLGVVFAGFMKGLPIDGQMEMRAGLFDMVNWYTLVGGITVTVLCFVHGLLFTVLRTEGDIQNRARKLAKQMLYPLAALLALTGIATYLATDIFEAHGAVLSVLALLGLAAFLLAGYFLSRKRDGWAFGMTGAVIALAIVGVFAGLFPNVMISSIDTAFNLTIHNAASGHYSLKVMTIVAVSLLPFVLGYQIWSYFVFHKRVHEKSHLEY, from the coding sequence ATGCTGTCTCTTAATGAGCTTTGGTTTATTTTGGTGGCGGTGCTGTTCATCGGCTTCTTTTTCCTCGAGGGCTTTGATTTCGGGGTTGGCATGGCTACAGGCATTCTTGCCAAAAACGATACGGAACGCCGCGTGTTAATCAACGCGATCGGCCCGTTCTGGGACGGCAATGAAGTGTGGCTGCTGACGGCGGGCGGCGCCATATTCGCCGCTTTCCCGAACTGGTACGCCACGATGTTCAGCGGCTACTATACACCTCTAGTTGTGCTTCTGCTGGCGCTGATCGCCAGAGGGGTCGCTTTCGAATTCCGGGGCAAGGTGCAGGACGACCGCTGGAAAAAAACGTGGGACGTCTGCATTTTCATCGGCAGCCTGCTGCCTCCATTCCTGCTGGGCGTCGTCTTCGCCGGCTTTATGAAAGGCCTGCCGATCGACGGGCAAATGGAGATGAGAGCCGGACTGTTCGACATGGTGAACTGGTATACGCTGGTGGGCGGCATTACCGTTACGGTGCTTTGTTTTGTGCACGGCCTTCTGTTCACGGTACTCCGCACGGAGGGAGATATTCAGAACAGAGCGCGCAAGCTGGCTAAACAGATGCTGTATCCGCTGGCGGCCCTGCTGGCCCTGACCGGCATCGCCACTTATTTGGCTACGGATATCTTTGAAGCTCATGGCGCCGTATTAAGCGTGTTGGCTTTGCTGGGACTGGCCGCTTTCCTGCTGGCCGGTTATTTCCTGAGCCGGAAACGGGACGGCTGGGCTTTCGGCATGACCGGCGCGGTCATTGCTTTGGCGATTGTCGGCGTATTTGCCGGGCTGTTCCCGAACGTGATGATCAGCTCGATCGATACGGCTTTCAACCTGACGATTCATAATGCGGCCTCGGGCCATTATTCGCTGAAGGTCATGACGATCGTCGCCGTGTCGCTGCTGCCGTTCGTGCTCGGTTATCAGATCTGGAGTTATTTCGTCTTCCACAAACGGGTGCACGAGAAATCGCATCTGGAATATTAA
- a CDS encoding cytochrome ubiquinol oxidase subunit I encodes MDPLVLARIQFAATTIFHFFFVPMSIGLVFMIAVMETMYVVKGKEVYKTMAKFWGKLFLINFAVGVVTGILQEFQFGMNWSDYSRFVGDVFGAPLAIEALAAFFLESTFMGLWIFGWERLSKKVHLLCIWLVSFGTTLSALWILAANSFMQHPVGFEINNGRAEMNDFFALIANGQLWVEFPHTVLGALATGSFLICGISAYKMLKKKDYAFFKNSFKIAVIVALSSSFLTAIFGHQQAQYLVETQPMKMAASEGLWGKSGDPAPWTVVAAIDPKTKENKYEIKIPYLLSFLSYSKLNGEVKGMNELQAEYTQKYGEGNYIPPVRTTFWSFRIMVAAGSLMILFAAYGLYLWMRKKMDRPNKGYLRLMLFGISLPYIANTSGWIMTEFGRQPWTVFGLMTTADSVSPNVTAGQLLFSIIAFCAIYTVLAVVMVFLWVKVIKQGPYAKDHSDDEHSTDPFGKEGYHAVS; translated from the coding sequence ATGGATCCGTTAGTGCTTGCACGCATCCAGTTTGCTGCGACGACCATCTTCCACTTCTTCTTCGTGCCGATGTCGATCGGGTTGGTATTTATGATCGCGGTCATGGAGACGATGTACGTCGTCAAAGGCAAAGAAGTGTACAAAACAATGGCAAAGTTCTGGGGCAAGCTGTTCCTCATCAACTTTGCGGTCGGGGTCGTTACAGGCATCCTGCAGGAGTTCCAGTTCGGCATGAACTGGTCCGATTATTCCCGGTTCGTCGGAGACGTCTTTGGCGCGCCGCTTGCGATTGAAGCGCTCGCCGCCTTTTTCCTCGAGTCAACCTTTATGGGGCTCTGGATCTTCGGTTGGGAGCGTTTGTCCAAGAAAGTCCATCTGCTGTGTATTTGGCTGGTTTCTTTCGGTACCACGCTGTCTGCGCTGTGGATTCTGGCGGCGAACTCGTTTATGCAGCATCCGGTAGGGTTCGAAATCAACAACGGTCGCGCGGAGATGAACGACTTTTTCGCCCTGATCGCCAATGGGCAGCTGTGGGTGGAATTTCCGCATACCGTCCTCGGTGCGCTGGCCACCGGCTCTTTCCTGATCTGCGGCATCAGCGCGTACAAAATGCTTAAGAAGAAAGACTATGCTTTCTTTAAGAACTCTTTTAAAATCGCGGTCATCGTAGCTTTATCGTCTTCTTTCCTGACCGCCATCTTCGGTCACCAGCAGGCTCAGTACCTGGTAGAGACCCAGCCGATGAAAATGGCCGCATCCGAAGGCCTCTGGGGCAAAAGCGGCGACCCTGCTCCATGGACGGTCGTTGCGGCGATTGATCCGAAGACCAAAGAAAATAAATACGAAATTAAAATTCCTTACCTGCTCAGCTTCCTTTCCTACAGCAAACTGAACGGGGAAGTCAAAGGCATGAACGAGCTGCAGGCCGAGTATACGCAAAAATACGGCGAAGGCAATTACATCCCGCCGGTGCGCACGACCTTCTGGAGCTTCCGCATCATGGTGGCAGCAGGTTCGCTCATGATTTTGTTTGCTGCTTACGGCTTGTACCTGTGGATGCGCAAAAAAATGGACCGCCCGAACAAAGGTTACCTGCGTTTGATGCTGTTTGGCATTTCGCTGCCTTATATCGCGAATACTTCAGGCTGGATCATGACGGAATTCGGCCGCCAGCCTTGGACGGTATTCGGGCTGATGACCACCGCCGACTCCGTGTCGCCTAACGTGACCGCAGGCCAGCTGCTGTTCTCGATTATCGCCTTCTGCGCAATTTATACCGTGCTGGCCGTCGTGATGGTGTTCCTTTGGGTGAAAGTGATCAAACAAGGTCCATACGCCAAAGACCATTCCGACGACGAACATTCCACAGATCCGTTCGGCAAGGAGGGGTATCATGCTGTCTCTTAA
- the cydD gene encoding thiol reductant ABC exporter subunit CydD, with protein sequence MDKNLLKLKGIRTVMAFMAALTFIHTLAVIVQAKWLADAVTGLFNGESLQEQYGSLVLFLLGFTVRQLTNLLQQRLAYRFAERTGSALRKAFVGKLFALGPRFAAREGTGKLVTLVLDGISKYKTYLELFLPRMLATGMTPVLVLLFVFTQDVMSGLILIITMPILIVFMILVGLAARRQTERQIGTYRVLSNHFVDSLRGLETLKYLGRSKGHVRSIEKVSDSYRSATMRTLRVAFMSSFALDFFTMLSVASVAVSLGLRLIDGRLTLLPALTVLILAPEYFLPVRMVGADFHATMDGKEAGETIRAIIAGTDDPETAGSHRTMKAGQTGAPLAAQPGNAVEPMPDRNMKNQTPGQILWTPSSVLKMSGLTVSHGEGDKDSLAGITATLPGTGRIGIIGESGAGKSTLIDVIGGFLKPNAGTFRLDGMELDNLAVPDWRSLITYIPQRPFLFSGTLAENIAFYAPDASEADIRGAVQAAGLEELLHSLPQGLATLVGGGGRPLSGGQEQRVALARSFLCSRPVMLLDEPTAHLDIETEYELKEMMLPMFAGKLVLLATHRLHWMREMDQILVLEQGRLAEMGTHEELMARKGVYYGLVNAEREALA encoded by the coding sequence ATGGACAAAAACTTGCTGAAGTTAAAAGGAATTCGGACGGTTATGGCGTTCATGGCCGCGCTGACGTTCATTCATACTCTTGCCGTTATTGTGCAGGCCAAGTGGCTGGCGGATGCCGTCACCGGCCTGTTTAACGGCGAATCCCTGCAGGAACAATACGGCAGCCTCGTATTGTTCCTGCTTGGTTTTACGGTCCGGCAGCTGACGAACCTGCTGCAGCAGCGGCTGGCCTACCGTTTTGCCGAACGAACCGGGAGCGCGCTGCGCAAGGCGTTTGTAGGCAAGCTGTTTGCGCTGGGTCCCCGTTTTGCCGCCCGGGAGGGCACAGGCAAGCTGGTCACCCTGGTGCTGGACGGCATTTCCAAATATAAAACCTATCTGGAGCTGTTCCTGCCGCGCATGCTGGCCACGGGAATGACACCTGTCCTGGTTTTGTTGTTCGTGTTTACACAGGATGTCATGTCGGGCCTAATTTTGATTATTACGATGCCGATTCTGATCGTCTTTATGATTCTGGTGGGGCTGGCAGCACGCCGGCAGACGGAGCGGCAGATCGGCACGTACCGCGTATTGTCCAACCACTTTGTGGATTCGCTGCGCGGGCTGGAGACGCTGAAATATTTAGGCCGGAGCAAAGGCCATGTCCGCTCCATCGAGAAAGTCAGCGACTCCTACCGCTCAGCTACGATGAGAACGCTGCGGGTAGCTTTTATGTCCTCGTTTGCCCTGGATTTCTTCACGATGCTGTCAGTGGCGTCGGTGGCGGTGAGCCTGGGGCTCCGTCTGATTGACGGGCGCCTTACCCTGCTGCCAGCGCTGACGGTTCTGATCCTCGCGCCGGAATATTTTCTGCCGGTGCGTATGGTCGGCGCAGATTTTCATGCGACGATGGACGGCAAAGAAGCGGGTGAAACGATCCGCGCGATTATTGCCGGAACCGACGACCCCGAGACCGCCGGTTCGCATAGGACTATGAAGGCTGGCCAAACCGGCGCGCCTTTGGCAGCTCAGCCCGGAAATGCCGTTGAACCGATGCCCGACCGGAACATGAAGAACCAAACCCCGGGACAGATTCTTTGGACCCCCTCAAGCGTTTTAAAAATGTCCGGCCTCACCGTAAGCCACGGGGAAGGCGACAAGGACTCCCTTGCCGGCATCACCGCTACCTTGCCGGGAACGGGCCGAATCGGCATTATCGGGGAGAGCGGCGCAGGCAAGTCCACCTTGATCGACGTAATCGGCGGTTTCCTGAAACCAAACGCCGGGACTTTTAGGCTTGACGGGATGGAGCTGGACAACTTGGCCGTGCCCGACTGGCGGAGTCTGATAACGTACATCCCGCAGCGGCCATTTCTGTTCAGCGGAACGCTCGCTGAGAACATCGCTTTTTACGCGCCGGACGCTTCGGAAGCGGACATCCGGGGGGCGGTTCAAGCGGCCGGGCTGGAAGAGCTGCTTCATAGCCTGCCGCAAGGATTGGCAACGCTGGTCGGCGGAGGAGGGCGTCCGCTGAGCGGAGGGCAGGAGCAGCGCGTTGCGCTGGCGCGGTCTTTTTTGTGCAGCCGTCCCGTGATGCTGCTGGACGAACCGACAGCTCACCTCGATATCGAAACTGAATATGAGCTGAAAGAAATGATGCTGCCCATGTTTGCAGGCAAGCTGGTGCTGCTGGCGACCCATCGCCTGCATTGGATGCGGGAGATGGACCAGATCCTGGTGCTGGAGCAGGGCAGGCTGGCGGAAATGGGTACCCATGAAGAGCTGATGGCCCGCAAGGGCGTTTATTACGGACTGGTAAATGCGGAAAGGGAGGCATTGGCATGA
- the cydC gene encoding thiol reductant ABC exporter subunit CydC, with protein sequence MNGETWFKPFFRAYFWRFALIVLLGILTLASAAMLMFTSGFLISKSALRPENILLVYVPIVGVRTFGIARAVIHYVERLTGHDAVLRILSKMRVKLYKLLEPQALFIRSRQKTGDILGVLAEDIENLQNVYIRTIFPAAAAVVMYVLAVVFAGRFSLGFAALAAIYLLVLIAVLPYISYRLTRAKHKQLKEQRSGLYQKLTDAVMGIGDWVISGRAAAFADSYEEAETRVTRIERSLRSWARLRTLIGQLAVGLAVVITLYWSGQEYANGRIDVTLIAAFVLVIFPLMDAFLPISEAVERIPQYQDAVARLNRITGSGGEPAVVTSAPAVPQPSQVHISIRDVSFAYSEGERPSVSHVNLELPQGKRIAVIGRSGAGKSTLLKLILGALAPSAGEVTLNGIPAAELAPRMSEYAAVLNQSPHLFDTTVGNNIRLGKLSATDEEIAAAANSARLGGLIASLPAGLDTPMHEAGQRFSGGERQRVALARVLLQNTPVLILDEPTIGLDPKTERELMATVLEAAKGKTLIWVTHHLTFARQMDEIIFMNRGGIEMRGTHDELMANHERYRRLYRLDRPE encoded by the coding sequence ATGAACGGGGAAACGTGGTTTAAACCTTTTTTTCGCGCCTATTTCTGGCGGTTTGCGCTGATCGTGCTGCTCGGCATCCTGACGCTGGCGTCGGCAGCCATGCTGATGTTCACCTCCGGCTTTCTGATTTCGAAGTCCGCGCTCAGACCGGAAAACATCCTGCTCGTTTATGTTCCGATCGTCGGCGTCCGCACCTTCGGGATTGCTCGGGCAGTGATTCATTACGTCGAGCGGCTGACCGGCCATGACGCTGTGCTGCGCATTTTGTCGAAAATGCGGGTCAAGCTGTATAAGCTGCTAGAACCTCAAGCTTTATTTATTCGTTCTCGTCAAAAAACGGGGGACATCCTTGGCGTATTGGCGGAGGATATCGAAAATTTGCAGAACGTGTACATCCGGACGATTTTTCCGGCGGCAGCTGCCGTGGTCATGTACGTTTTGGCCGTTGTTTTTGCCGGCCGCTTCAGTCTCGGCTTCGCAGCGCTGGCCGCGATTTATCTGTTGGTTCTGATCGCTGTGCTGCCTTATATCTCCTACCGGCTGACCCGGGCGAAACACAAACAGCTAAAGGAACAGCGCAGCGGGCTTTACCAGAAGCTGACCGACGCGGTGATGGGCATCGGCGATTGGGTCATCAGCGGACGTGCCGCCGCTTTTGCGGACAGCTATGAAGAAGCCGAGACCCGCGTGACCCGGATCGAACGTTCTTTGCGCAGCTGGGCCCGGCTGCGGACGTTGATCGGCCAGCTCGCAGTCGGCCTGGCCGTAGTGATTACGCTGTATTGGTCCGGGCAGGAATACGCCAACGGCCGCATTGACGTTACGTTGATCGCTGCGTTTGTGCTGGTTATTTTTCCGCTGATGGATGCCTTTCTGCCAATCTCCGAAGCCGTGGAGCGGATTCCGCAATACCAGGATGCGGTGGCAAGATTAAACCGGATCACAGGGTCCGGCGGCGAGCCGGCTGTGGTAACTTCCGCGCCGGCCGTTCCACAGCCCAGTCAGGTCCATATTTCGATCCGAGATGTCTCTTTCGCTTATAGCGAAGGAGAACGTCCATCTGTTTCCCATGTGAACCTGGAGCTGCCGCAGGGCAAACGGATTGCCGTAATCGGCCGCAGCGGCGCGGGCAAATCTACGCTGCTTAAACTGATCCTCGGAGCGCTCGCGCCAAGTGCGGGCGAAGTCACCTTAAATGGCATACCTGCGGCGGAGCTGGCTCCGCGTATGTCCGAATATGCGGCGGTGCTTAACCAAAGCCCGCATTTGTTCGATACGACGGTAGGCAACAACATCCGGCTCGGCAAACTCTCGGCTACCGACGAGGAAATCGCCGCGGCCGCCAATTCGGCCCGTCTGGGCGGGCTGATCGCTTCGCTGCCCGCCGGCCTCGATACGCCGATGCACGAAGCCGGTCAGCGCTTCTCCGGCGGCGAACGCCAGCGCGTGGCGCTGGCCCGCGTCCTGCTGCAGAACACGCCCGTCCTCATTTTGGATGAGCCGACCATTGGCCTTGATCCCAAGACGGAACGGGAGCTGATGGCGACCGTCCTGGAGGCGGCTAAAGGCAAAACGCTGATCTGGGTGACGCACCATCTCACCTTTGCCCGCCAGATGGATGAAATTATTTTTATGAATCGGGGCGGTATAGAAATGAGAGGCACCCACGATGAGTTGATGGCAAACCATGAACGATATCGCCGTTTATATCGGCTGGACCGGCCGGAATGA